The following coding sequences lie in one Maniola jurtina chromosome 11, ilManJurt1.1, whole genome shotgun sequence genomic window:
- the LOC123869278 gene encoding ell-associated factor Eaf isoform X2 codes for MADKHSLNYDVRELKLGASFTNNKASQYHTIKYDFKPASVDVNKMATVDVGTNNQVTVTVPHLDGAGVPQTVFKGSQRPYTKECVLIIDRVTGEITLEKLSSNIQVKKTRQETSQKPRPLTPVTTDFMNTTQRSTSRTRVTTNKRTNNQGAGNAQSSGQARFNSSAQKPQNNMMRSPPRVKTSPPQAPWSGGGNSTHASLPMIGLDDALAGTSPPSAPAHNAHVPAHNAHGPPHNSHGPAHNSHVPAHNSHVPTHNAHAPAHNAHNAHAPVHNSHASTHNVHVPAHNAHAPAHVVHNAHVPAHAPHVPAPARHLPPPASIPPPPANTPQAPRQDDSSSSSSSDSDSGSGSDSDSDDNDSSAQQSLPNGTASNTALPTDVLNDDLCLSESGSDSD; via the exons ATGGCGGATAAGCACAGTCTGAACTATGACGTGAGGGAGCTGAAGTTAGGGGCAAGTTTTACCAACAACAAAGCCTCGCAGTATCACACTATCAAAT acgATTTCAAGCCAGCTTCAGTGGATGTCAACAAGATGGCAACAGTGGATGTAGGAACTAATAATCAAGTGACTGTAACCGTGCCACATTTAG atggCGCTGGGGTTCCGCAGACGGTATTCAAGGGGAGTCAGAGACCTTACACAAAAGAATGCGTGCTGATCATTGATAGAGTTACAGGAGAGATCACGCTGGAAAAGTTATCCAGCAACATACAAGTCAAGAAGACCAG ACAAGAAACAAGCCAGAAGCCGCGGCCATTGACGCCCGTCACGACGGATTTCATGAACACCACTCAACGTTCCACGTCCCGCACTCGTGTCACCACCAACAAGCGCACTAACAACCAAG GCGCCGGCAACGCGCAGTCGAGCGGGCAGGCGCGCTTCAACAGCAGCGCGCAGAAGCCGCAGAACAACATGATGCGCTCCCCGCCGCGCGTCAAGACCTCGCCGCCACAGGCGCC ATGGTCGGGAGGCGGCAACAGTACGCACGCATCGCTCCCTATGATAGGGTTGGACGACGCGCTCGCCGGCACCTCGCCTCCGTCCGCTCCCGCCCACAATGCCCATGTACCCGCCCACAACGCCCACGGGCCACCTCACAACTCCCACGGGCCTGCCCACAACTCCCACGTGCCTGCCCACAACTCCCACGTGCCTACCCACAACGCCCACGCTCCTGCTCATAATGCCCACAACGCTCACGCGCCTGTCCATAACTCCCATGCGTCCACTCACAACGTCCACGTGCCTGCCCACAACGCCCATGCACCTGCACATGTCGTCCACAACGCCCACGTGCCCGCCCATGCCCCGCACGTGCCAGCGCCGGCGCGTCATTTGCCACCGCCAGCGTCAATACCGCCGCCGCCGGCGAATACA CCGCAAGCCCCGCGACAGGACGACAGCTCGTCCAGCTCCTCCAGTGATAGCGATAGCGGCAGCGGCAGCGACAGCGATAGCGACGATAACGACTCTAGCGCGCAGCAGTCGCTCCCTAACG GTACCGCAAGCAATACCGCCCTCCCAACTGACGTGCTCAACGACGACCTGTGCCTCTCCGAGTCGGGCAGCGACTCCGACTGA
- the LOC123869278 gene encoding ell-associated factor Eaf isoform X1, translating into MADKHSLNYDVRELKLGASFTNNKASQYHTIKYDFKPASVDVNKMATVDVGTNNQVTVTVPHLDGAGVPQTVFKGSQRPYTKECVLIIDRVTGEITLEKLSSNIQVKKTRQETSQKPRPLTPVTTDFMNTTQRSTSRTRVTTNKRTNNQGAGNAQSSGQARFNSSAQKPQNNMMRSPPRVKTSPPQAPWSGGGNSTHASLPMIGLDDALAGTSPPSAPAHNAHVPAHNAHGPPHNSHGPAHNSHVPAHNSHVPTHNAHAPAHNAHNAHAPVHNSHASTHNVHVPAHNAHAPAHVVHNAHVPAHAPHVPAPARHLPPPASIPPPPANTQPQAPRQDDSSSSSSSDSDSGSGSDSDSDDNDSSAQQSLPNGTASNTALPTDVLNDDLCLSESGSDSD; encoded by the exons ATGGCGGATAAGCACAGTCTGAACTATGACGTGAGGGAGCTGAAGTTAGGGGCAAGTTTTACCAACAACAAAGCCTCGCAGTATCACACTATCAAAT acgATTTCAAGCCAGCTTCAGTGGATGTCAACAAGATGGCAACAGTGGATGTAGGAACTAATAATCAAGTGACTGTAACCGTGCCACATTTAG atggCGCTGGGGTTCCGCAGACGGTATTCAAGGGGAGTCAGAGACCTTACACAAAAGAATGCGTGCTGATCATTGATAGAGTTACAGGAGAGATCACGCTGGAAAAGTTATCCAGCAACATACAAGTCAAGAAGACCAG ACAAGAAACAAGCCAGAAGCCGCGGCCATTGACGCCCGTCACGACGGATTTCATGAACACCACTCAACGTTCCACGTCCCGCACTCGTGTCACCACCAACAAGCGCACTAACAACCAAG GCGCCGGCAACGCGCAGTCGAGCGGGCAGGCGCGCTTCAACAGCAGCGCGCAGAAGCCGCAGAACAACATGATGCGCTCCCCGCCGCGCGTCAAGACCTCGCCGCCACAGGCGCC ATGGTCGGGAGGCGGCAACAGTACGCACGCATCGCTCCCTATGATAGGGTTGGACGACGCGCTCGCCGGCACCTCGCCTCCGTCCGCTCCCGCCCACAATGCCCATGTACCCGCCCACAACGCCCACGGGCCACCTCACAACTCCCACGGGCCTGCCCACAACTCCCACGTGCCTGCCCACAACTCCCACGTGCCTACCCACAACGCCCACGCTCCTGCTCATAATGCCCACAACGCTCACGCGCCTGTCCATAACTCCCATGCGTCCACTCACAACGTCCACGTGCCTGCCCACAACGCCCATGCACCTGCACATGTCGTCCACAACGCCCACGTGCCCGCCCATGCCCCGCACGTGCCAGCGCCGGCGCGTCATTTGCCACCGCCAGCGTCAATACCGCCGCCGCCGGCGAATACA cAGCCGCAAGCCCCGCGACAGGACGACAGCTCGTCCAGCTCCTCCAGTGATAGCGATAGCGGCAGCGGCAGCGACAGCGATAGCGACGATAACGACTCTAGCGCGCAGCAGTCGCTCCCTAACG GTACCGCAAGCAATACCGCCCTCCCAACTGACGTGCTCAACGACGACCTGTGCCTCTCCGAGTCGGGCAGCGACTCCGACTGA